A window of the Cellvibrio sp. pealriver genome harbors these coding sequences:
- a CDS encoding SDR family NAD(P)-dependent oxidoreductase, producing MQSFSNHQGYARYPSLVGRSVFITGGSTGIGAALVEAFVAQGAKVAFIDIDEAGALALCDELEQKGFARPWFELCDVSDIAALKQSVLNAQKMVGDISVLVNNAANDQRYDTRTMTADNWYRGLAINLHPAFFAAQTVHPMMVALGGGSIINISSINVQFGPPNLASYITAKAGILGISKALATDYGVDNIRVNSILPGWVATPKQLEKWLTPEEEAELMKRVCLKKRLGAHDVANLALFLAADDSAMITSQEFIVDGGRI from the coding sequence ATGCAGAGCTTTTCAAATCACCAAGGATACGCCCGTTACCCCAGTCTGGTTGGGCGCAGTGTCTTTATTACCGGTGGTTCTACCGGGATAGGTGCGGCCTTGGTGGAAGCATTTGTGGCCCAGGGGGCAAAAGTCGCTTTCATTGATATCGATGAAGCGGGTGCCTTGGCATTGTGTGACGAGCTGGAACAAAAAGGTTTTGCTCGTCCCTGGTTTGAGTTGTGCGATGTCAGCGATATAGCCGCACTCAAACAGAGTGTGCTCAACGCGCAAAAAATGGTGGGTGATATCAGTGTGTTGGTGAACAACGCTGCCAATGACCAGCGCTACGACACCCGTACGATGACGGCGGATAATTGGTATCGCGGTCTGGCGATTAATTTGCATCCCGCCTTTTTTGCGGCACAAACCGTACACCCTATGATGGTTGCGTTGGGTGGTGGATCGATCATCAATATCAGTTCGATCAACGTACAATTTGGCCCGCCTAATCTGGCCAGTTATATCACTGCCAAGGCGGGAATTCTGGGAATTTCCAAAGCGCTGGCAACGGATTACGGTGTGGATAATATCCGGGTGAACTCCATTTTGCCGGGTTGGGTGGCAACGCCAAAACAATTGGAAAAATGGCTTACCCCGGAAGAAGAAGCGGAATTGATGAAGCGTGTATGCCTGAAAAAACGTTTGGGCGCACACGATGTTGCCAATCTCGCGTTGTTCCTCGCGGCGGATGATTCTGCCATGATCACATCGCAAGAATTTATTGTCGATGGCGGGAGAATTTAA
- a CDS encoding FadR/GntR family transcriptional regulator, producing the protein MLDTGRNLTHQLTHQLGAAIVQGQYAIDKSFPTEAELSQQFNISRSVTREAVKMLTAKGLIASRPRQGIRVMPSSHWNMFDADVLSWTLNARPSLELLREFTQLRMAIEPEAAVLAAENNQDTAGIKAIGDALARMKRADEGLDDPLSADIEFHCAILAASNNRFFFQLREFIQVALRVSIASTNQLKGVLTADYDDHKRIYDAICAGDKEEASRAVRVLLQEVMQLINVSLVKPK; encoded by the coding sequence ATGCTGGATACAGGGCGCAATCTTACACACCAGTTGACCCATCAACTGGGAGCGGCAATTGTCCAAGGTCAATATGCGATAGATAAGTCATTCCCCACGGAAGCCGAGCTATCGCAGCAATTCAATATCAGCCGCAGCGTGACCCGTGAAGCGGTAAAAATGCTCACAGCCAAAGGGCTGATTGCATCGCGCCCGCGGCAGGGAATCCGGGTGATGCCTTCCAGCCATTGGAATATGTTTGATGCCGATGTGCTGAGCTGGACGTTGAATGCCAGACCATCGCTTGAGCTGCTGCGTGAATTTACCCAGTTGCGTATGGCGATTGAGCCGGAAGCGGCTGTATTGGCTGCCGAAAATAATCAGGATACCGCCGGTATCAAAGCAATTGGCGATGCGTTGGCGCGGATGAAGCGCGCAGATGAGGGGCTCGATGACCCGCTTTCCGCTGATATAGAGTTCCATTGCGCGATCCTGGCTGCCAGTAACAACCGCTTCTTCTTCCAGTTGCGCGAGTTCATTCAGGTCGCCTTGCGCGTCAGTATTGCCAGTACCAACCAGCTCAAAGGCGTATTGACCGCTGACTATGACGATCACAAGCGCATTTATGATGCTATCTGTGCGGGTGATAAAGAGGAGGCGAGCAGGGCAGTAAGAGTGCTGCTGCAAGAGGTGATGCAGTTAATTAATGTCTCTCTGGTAAAACCGAAATAA
- the phoU gene encoding phosphate signaling complex protein PhoU: protein MDITSHTHHISQQYNIELETIRTHLSEMGGMAQRQVNDAIQALIDADVERAEQVVRADLKVNSMEITIDEECVRILARRQPAASDLRLVIAVTKAITDLERIGDEATKIARQAIAMNKDGLAPRGYIEVRHIGGHVSRMLQDALDAFARLDMDLALNVVQTDRQVDMEYSTAMRELVTFMIEDPRSITRVLNIMWSLRALERIGDHARNLAQYVIYLVNGEDVRHSNLEEIEENINSKE from the coding sequence ATGGATATTACGAGTCATACTCATCATATATCGCAACAATACAACATCGAGCTCGAAACCATTCGCACGCATTTGTCGGAAATGGGCGGTATGGCTCAGCGTCAGGTAAATGATGCAATCCAGGCGCTGATCGATGCAGATGTTGAACGTGCCGAGCAGGTTGTGCGCGCCGATTTGAAAGTGAATTCAATGGAAATCACGATCGATGAAGAGTGCGTGCGTATTCTTGCGCGCCGCCAACCGGCAGCCAGCGATTTGCGTTTGGTTATTGCGGTTACCAAAGCGATTACCGATTTGGAGCGCATTGGTGATGAGGCGACCAAGATTGCACGTCAGGCAATTGCCATGAATAAAGATGGCCTTGCACCTCGCGGTTACATCGAAGTGCGCCATATCGGTGGCCATGTGTCGCGCATGTTGCAGGATGCACTCGATGCATTTGCGCGTCTGGATATGGATCTGGCTCTCAATGTGGTGCAAACCGACAGACAGGTCGATATGGAATACAGCACTGCTATGCGTGAGCTGGTGACGTTCATGATCGAAGATCCACGGAGCATTACCCGTGTGTTGAATATCATGTGGTCGCTGCGCGCACTGGAGCGGATTGGCGATCACGCGCGCAACCTTGCGCAGTATGTGATCTATCTGGTGAACGGCGAAGATGTCCGTCACTCCAATCTGGAAGAGATTGAAGAAAACATCAACAGTAAGGAATAG
- the pstB gene encoding phosphate ABC transporter ATP-binding protein PstB — MSPTALPTASAESIKLEVKNLDLFYGQKRALNAVNMKIPEKKVTAFIGPSGCGKSTLLRCFNRMNDLVDACRVEGEILLDGSNIYDKSVDVAELRRQVGMVFQKPNPFPKSIYENVAYGLRLQGVKSKRILDEVVEKSLRGAALWDEVKDRLHDNAFGLSGGQQQRLVIARAIAIEPEVILLDEPASALDPISTLKIEELINELKNQYTIVIVTHNMQQAARVSDYTAFMYMGDLIEHDLTDTLFTNPSKKQTEDYITGRYG; from the coding sequence ATGAGCCCAACAGCATTGCCAACTGCATCAGCAGAATCGATCAAGCTTGAAGTTAAAAACCTCGACTTGTTTTACGGCCAAAAGCGTGCGCTAAACGCTGTCAATATGAAAATTCCGGAAAAAAAGGTCACTGCATTTATTGGCCCCTCCGGTTGCGGTAAATCAACGCTGCTGCGTTGTTTCAATCGGATGAATGATTTGGTTGATGCGTGCCGTGTAGAAGGCGAAATTTTGCTGGATGGCAGCAACATTTATGACAAGAGTGTTGACGTTGCCGAACTGCGTCGCCAAGTGGGAATGGTGTTCCAAAAACCCAATCCATTTCCCAAATCTATTTATGAAAATGTTGCTTATGGTCTACGCTTACAAGGTGTGAAATCCAAACGGATTCTCGATGAAGTTGTAGAGAAATCATTGCGCGGTGCAGCGCTCTGGGATGAAGTAAAAGATCGCTTGCACGATAACGCATTTGGATTGTCTGGTGGTCAGCAGCAGCGCTTGGTGATTGCCCGCGCAATTGCGATTGAACCGGAAGTGATTTTGTTGGACGAACCTGCATCGGCTCTTGATCCTATCTCAACATTGAAGATTGAAGAGCTGATCAACGAATTGAAAAATCAGTACACCATTGTGATTGTGACCCACAACATGCAGCAAGCTGCGCGCGTATCGGATTACACCGCATTCATGTACATGGGCGATTTGATTGAGCATGATTTGACTGACACGCTCTTCACCAACCCAAGTAAAAAACAAACTGAAGATTACATCACCGGCCGTTACGGTTAA
- the pstA gene encoding phosphate ABC transporter permease PstA: MKNLLKRKTSWFSSGSPWIWLNGGAVAICMLMVLGLLGLIAVRGFGHFWPADILQTSVVDRDGNRQIIMGEVVRDEIIPASVARDGGYTVAQDVELITRYLFKMGNRDVNGRDFSWFLETGMDEWQYPADAISIERREWGNFYGYPVLIKEQGKIVSELKSADFWDQLNQRLERALDLHHKVSRIEKVDIGRINNKMDELRLERRRLELGGATGAKMASADAEFAERRAALEAEYDVIKKERDEILAQATRDQLVARTADGKEVVIAFDHIVRVTRPNEMGVFAKTGQYAERFWEFMSDEPREANTEGGIFPAIFGTLTMVIVMSIMVTPFGVLAAIYLREYAKQGTFLKIIRISVYNLAGVPSIVYGVFGLGFFVYTLGGSLDELFYAESLPSPTFGTPGLFWASLTLALLTLPIVIVSTEEGLSRIPSTIRQGSLALGATKAETLWKVVVPLATPAMMTGLILAIARAAGEVAPLMLVGVVKLAPALPIDGNYPYLHLDQKIMHLGFHIYDVGFQSPNVEAARPLVYATSLTLVLLIVSLNITAIKIRNNLREKYRSASD; this comes from the coding sequence ATGAAAAATTTATTGAAACGAAAAACATCCTGGTTCAGCAGCGGTTCGCCCTGGATCTGGTTAAACGGTGGCGCGGTAGCCATTTGTATGTTGATGGTGCTGGGCTTGCTGGGCTTGATTGCCGTGCGTGGTTTTGGTCACTTCTGGCCGGCTGACATTTTGCAAACATCTGTTGTTGATCGCGATGGCAATCGCCAGATCATAATGGGTGAAGTAGTGCGCGATGAAATCATTCCTGCATCGGTAGCACGCGATGGCGGTTACACCGTTGCGCAGGATGTAGAGTTAATCACTCGCTATTTGTTCAAAATGGGTAACCGTGATGTTAATGGCCGCGATTTTTCCTGGTTTCTTGAAACCGGGATGGATGAATGGCAATACCCCGCCGATGCAATCTCAATCGAGCGTCGCGAGTGGGGTAATTTTTACGGCTATCCAGTGTTAATTAAAGAACAGGGAAAAATTGTCAGTGAATTAAAGAGCGCGGATTTTTGGGATCAACTCAACCAACGTTTGGAGCGTGCACTCGATTTACACCACAAAGTCAGCCGTATCGAAAAAGTGGATATTGGTCGCATCAACAACAAAATGGATGAGTTGCGTTTGGAGCGCCGCCGCTTGGAGTTGGGTGGTGCAACCGGTGCAAAAATGGCGAGTGCCGATGCTGAGTTTGCAGAGCGCCGCGCCGCACTGGAAGCAGAATACGATGTGATTAAAAAAGAGCGCGATGAAATTCTGGCGCAAGCAACACGTGATCAATTAGTTGCGCGCACGGCGGATGGAAAAGAAGTGGTCATTGCATTTGATCATATTGTCCGCGTAACTCGTCCGAATGAAATGGGTGTTTTTGCCAAAACTGGTCAGTACGCTGAGCGCTTTTGGGAATTCATGAGCGATGAACCGCGTGAGGCTAATACCGAAGGCGGTATTTTCCCTGCGATCTTCGGCACCCTGACCATGGTTATTGTGATGTCAATTATGGTTACTCCTTTTGGTGTTCTCGCCGCGATTTATTTGCGTGAATATGCCAAGCAGGGAACCTTTTTGAAAATCATCCGTATTTCTGTGTACAACCTTGCCGGTGTGCCCTCTATTGTGTACGGCGTATTTGGTTTGGGCTTTTTTGTATACACACTGGGTGGCAGCCTCGATGAATTGTTTTATGCAGAATCACTGCCGTCACCAACATTCGGTACGCCGGGATTGTTTTGGGCATCACTCACACTGGCGTTATTAACATTGCCAATCGTTATTGTTTCTACTGAGGAAGGATTGTCGCGCATTCCAAGTACGATTCGCCAAGGCAGTCTTGCATTGGGTGCAACCAAAGCAGAAACCCTGTGGAAGGTAGTCGTTCCTTTGGCAACGCCAGCGATGATGACCGGATTAATTTTAGCCATTGCCCGCGCGGCAGGCGAGGTTGCGCCGTTGATGTTGGTTGGTGTGGTGAAGCTGGCACCTGCGCTGCCAATTGATGGAAATTATCCGTACTTGCATCTTGACCAAAAAATTATGCACCTGGGTTTCCATATTTACGATGTGGGTTTCCAAAGCCCTAACGTAGAAGCGGCGCGTCCATTGGTATACGCGACTTCATTGACATTGGTCTTGTTAATCGTTTCGTTGAATATTACTGCAATCAAAATCCGCAATAATTTGCGTGAGAAGTATCGCAGCGCATCGGATTAA
- a CDS encoding ABC transporter permease subunit, with translation MSEPAQLVKESVSLMPTLEQRTRLRRIRQFKDGLSRYGVMTAGMAVVFSLGLIFFYLFSEIAPLFRGASVEIVKTYTPEALHNAPEDETEFLTLERYEEIGGNFKRSGAVSFFTVDDGKTLLSAQMPKADGASFSVLATSTADHGLVAYGYSNGQVAVAKTEYALSYPNDKRQITPSLEFPLGDQPIQLDAQGAALKVLAIQETSSGTLIGALTEDNRLLLGVFSSSRNLITGAVTLEQEIFTLPPLPQGVTGTHMQIDERAQHLVIATDKSQMVLYKIISPSNAERKEAVVVANGKITAMQFLVGTGSLVVGTSEGHVSQWFLVRDPHNEYHVTHVRDFDSLEGSVTGFAPEFARRGFWAGDDKGNIGIYYGTSHRTLFNESISDKAINKIAISPINNRALMIDESKNLALLDVWNKHPEVSFSSLWQKVWYEGRDEPDYIWQASSGSDNFEAKMSFVPLSLGTLKAAFFAILFAVPLGVMGAIYTAYFMTPKLRGIVKPTIEIMAALPTVILGFLAGLWLAPFIENHLPAIFSILILLPVIMLVTGFIWSKFPESIRNRIPEGWEAVIVVLPIVATVWACVAMSPLTEIWFFDGSMRQWFTDNGVNYDQRNALVVGIIMGFAVIPSIFSIAEDAVFSVPRHLTQGSLALGATPWQTMVGVVLPTASPGIFSAVMMGFGRAVGETMIVLMATGNSPVVNFNIFEGMRTLSANIAVELPETAVGSTHFRVLFLAALVLLALTFVVNTLAEVIRQRLRQRYSNL, from the coding sequence ATGTCCGAACCCGCCCAATTGGTAAAAGAATCTGTCAGCTTGATGCCGACACTCGAACAGCGCACACGTCTGCGCCGTATCCGTCAATTTAAGGATGGCCTTTCACGGTATGGAGTAATGACTGCCGGTATGGCAGTTGTGTTTTCATTAGGGCTGATATTTTTCTATTTGTTCTCTGAAATTGCTCCGCTATTCCGCGGTGCATCGGTTGAGATTGTTAAAACCTATACGCCCGAAGCGTTGCACAACGCACCAGAGGACGAAACTGAATTTCTTACGCTTGAACGCTATGAAGAAATCGGCGGCAACTTCAAGCGCAGCGGTGCAGTCAGTTTTTTTACGGTTGATGATGGAAAAACTTTGTTATCAGCCCAAATGCCAAAAGCGGATGGTGCTAGTTTTTCAGTATTGGCCACCAGTACAGCCGATCACGGACTGGTTGCTTATGGTTACAGCAATGGTCAGGTTGCCGTTGCAAAAACCGAATACGCATTAAGTTATCCAAATGATAAACGTCAAATTACCCCCAGCCTTGAATTTCCATTGGGCGATCAACCTATCCAGCTTGATGCACAGGGTGCAGCATTAAAAGTATTGGCGATTCAGGAGACTTCCAGTGGCACATTGATTGGTGCACTGACGGAAGATAATCGTTTGCTGTTAGGTGTATTCAGTAGCAGCCGCAATTTAATTACCGGTGCAGTGACGCTGGAGCAGGAAATTTTTACCCTGCCTCCGTTGCCTCAAGGTGTTACTGGTACTCATATGCAAATTGATGAGCGCGCACAACATTTAGTGATAGCGACTGATAAATCACAGATGGTGTTATACAAAATTATTAGCCCATCCAATGCAGAGCGCAAAGAAGCCGTCGTAGTGGCGAATGGCAAAATTACTGCGATGCAATTTTTAGTCGGTACCGGATCATTGGTCGTTGGTACCAGTGAAGGGCATGTCAGCCAATGGTTTTTAGTGCGCGATCCCCACAATGAATATCATGTAACGCATGTGCGTGATTTCGATTCACTAGAGGGTTCCGTTACCGGTTTTGCACCCGAGTTTGCTCGTCGTGGTTTTTGGGCGGGCGATGACAAAGGCAATATCGGAATTTACTACGGTACTTCCCATCGCACGTTATTCAATGAATCTATTAGTGATAAAGCAATTAATAAAATTGCGATATCTCCAATCAACAATCGCGCATTAATGATTGATGAAAGCAAAAATCTAGCGCTGCTGGATGTTTGGAATAAACACCCGGAAGTCTCATTTAGTTCGCTGTGGCAAAAGGTGTGGTACGAAGGGCGCGATGAGCCTGATTATATTTGGCAGGCATCATCCGGTAGCGATAACTTTGAAGCAAAAATGAGTTTTGTTCCGTTATCTCTCGGTACCTTGAAAGCGGCGTTTTTTGCGATTTTATTTGCTGTGCCGCTGGGTGTCATGGGCGCGATTTATACCGCCTATTTTATGACGCCTAAATTGCGCGGTATTGTAAAACCTACCATCGAAATTATGGCCGCTTTACCAACGGTAATTCTTGGTTTCCTTGCGGGGTTATGGCTCGCGCCTTTTATCGAAAACCATTTGCCAGCCATTTTCAGTATTTTAATTTTGTTGCCCGTCATTATGTTGGTTACCGGATTTATCTGGAGCAAATTTCCGGAAAGTATCCGCAATCGCATTCCGGAAGGCTGGGAGGCGGTGATTGTTGTGTTGCCGATTGTTGCGACTGTATGGGCTTGTGTTGCAATGAGCCCGTTAACCGAAATCTGGTTTTTTGATGGCAGCATGCGTCAATGGTTTACCGACAATGGCGTTAACTACGATCAACGCAATGCATTGGTTGTTGGCATCATCATGGGCTTTGCGGTAATCCCCAGTATTTTTTCTATCGCAGAAGATGCGGTATTCAGTGTGCCGCGCCATCTCACACAAGGTTCATTAGCCTTGGGCGCAACGCCTTGGCAAACCATGGTGGGTGTAGTACTGCCCACCGCAAGCCCGGGTATTTTCTCGGCCGTCATGATGGGTTTTGGTCGTGCTGTAGGTGAAACCATGATCGTGTTGATGGCGACGGGTAACAGTCCTGTAGTTAATTTCAATATCTTCGAAGGCATGCGTACCTTGTCTGCGAACATCGCAGTGGAGTTGCCGGAAACCGCAGTTGGCAGTACACATTTCCGTGTGTTGTTCCTTGCTGCATTAGTGTTACTTGCACTGACCTTTGTTGTGAACACCTTGGCTGAAGTTATTCGTCAGCGCTTACGTCAACGCTACAGCAATCTGTAA
- a CDS encoding PstS family phosphate ABC transporter substrate-binding protein, with product MNAKNIIKGLVLAGSMVCTAALQAAVDPKLPEYKAVTGVSGNVNSIGSDTLNNLMTLWAEDFKKWYPNVNIQIQGAGSSTAPPALIEGTANFGPMSREMKSEEIQAFEAKHGYKPTAVPVAIDVLAVYVNKDNPIKGLSLQQVDAIFSATRKCGEPKDITRWGEVGLEGAWANRDFTIYSRNAVSGTYGYFKDEALCKGDFKSSINEQPGSASVVQGVSESINGIGYSGIGYVTSGVRALPLSKKDGQPFVTPDAAHALDGTYPLARVLYVYINKHPNRKLDTLQLEFLKLILSKQGQETVVRDGYIPLPETMVSKALAELQK from the coding sequence ATGAACGCCAAGAACATTATCAAAGGGCTGGTACTTGCTGGCTCTATGGTTTGCACCGCTGCGCTGCAGGCCGCTGTTGATCCAAAGTTGCCTGAATACAAAGCTGTCACCGGTGTATCAGGAAACGTGAACTCAATAGGCTCAGATACCCTTAACAATCTGATGACGCTGTGGGCAGAAGATTTTAAAAAGTGGTATCCAAACGTAAATATCCAAATTCAAGGCGCTGGCTCTTCAACTGCGCCACCAGCCTTGATTGAAGGCACCGCTAATTTTGGCCCGATGAGCCGTGAGATGAAGTCTGAAGAGATACAGGCATTCGAAGCCAAGCATGGTTACAAGCCAACGGCTGTGCCCGTAGCGATCGACGTTCTTGCGGTATATGTCAACAAAGATAACCCGATAAAAGGTTTGTCTCTGCAACAAGTAGATGCCATTTTCTCTGCTACCCGCAAATGCGGCGAGCCAAAAGATATTACCCGTTGGGGTGAAGTGGGTCTGGAAGGTGCGTGGGCGAATCGCGATTTCACCATCTATAGCCGTAACGCAGTATCAGGTACTTACGGATACTTCAAAGACGAAGCACTTTGTAAAGGTGATTTCAAATCCAGTATCAATGAACAGCCAGGCTCTGCTTCAGTAGTTCAGGGTGTTTCAGAGTCAATCAACGGTATTGGTTACTCAGGTATTGGTTATGTGACCTCTGGTGTTCGTGCGCTGCCATTGTCCAAAAAGGATGGCCAGCCTTTCGTTACGCCAGATGCAGCACACGCATTGGATGGCACCTATCCGTTAGCGCGTGTTCTTTATGTGTATATCAACAAGCACCCGAATCGTAAGCTGGATACCCTGCAACTTGAGTTCTTGAAGCTGATTCTATCCAAGCAGGGCCAAGAAACTGTTGTGCGCGATGGCTATATCCCGCTGCCAGAGACAATGGTTTCCAAAGCACTTGCTGAGCTGCAGAAGTAA
- a CDS encoding ClpXP protease specificity-enhancing factor, protein MSMSSSRPYFLRAIYEWILDNNCTPHILVDAHVQGTQVPQQHVNKDGQIILNISPSAVKDLFMDNTAVSFNARFSGVVNNLYVPCGAILGIYARENGQGMMFEPEANPQPPAPPPVSPTPPVKPVSDGAKRPGLRVVK, encoded by the coding sequence ATGTCCATGTCATCCAGCCGCCCTTATTTTTTGCGAGCCATCTATGAATGGATACTGGATAACAATTGCACCCCCCATATTCTTGTTGATGCTCATGTACAGGGAACCCAAGTACCACAGCAGCATGTAAACAAGGATGGGCAGATCATCCTGAATATTTCGCCCAGTGCTGTGAAAGATTTATTTATGGATAACACTGCAGTTTCTTTTAATGCCCGTTTTAGTGGTGTTGTTAATAATCTTTATGTTCCATGCGGGGCGATTTTAGGGATTTATGCTCGGGAAAATGGTCAGGGGATGATGTTTGAACCAGAAGCCAATCCCCAGCCTCCCGCTCCGCCACCTGTCTCACCCACACCACCGGTCAAGCCTGTTAGTGATGGGGCAAAACGACCAGGATTACGTGTCGTTAAATAA
- a CDS encoding ubiquinol-cytochrome c reductase, producing the protein MNWLVGLWQWVDKRLPVQRAWDTHMGKYYAPKNFNFWYFFGVLSLLVLVNQLVTGIWLTMSYTPSAEGAFASVEYIMRDVDYGWLLRYMHSTGASAFFVVVYLHMFRGMMYGSYKAPRELVWIFGMTIYLVLMAEAFMGYVLPWGQMSYWGAQVIVSLFGAIPVVGNDLVEWIRGDYLISGITLNRFFALHVVALPIVLLALVVMHILALHEVGSNNPDGVEIKKNKDENGIPRDGVPFHPFYTVHDLVGITVFLFAFCFIMFFMPEMGGFFLEYANFEEANNLKTPTHIAPVWYFTPFYAVLRAVTLQIEVGPMVLTAKLLGFVAMGAAIAILFVLPWLDRSKVKSMRYRGHIPRIMLIAFAAMFVVLGYLGVKAPTEGRTLLSQIATAFYFAYFLTMPVWTTTSPEKAKSKVSWVLCGVFAVIFAWMGIDYIGGDVPALLLVLCFVLAAIFAVLPLLAARDKDLVEPTRTQAKGLPGLLVAAGFVLFLILAIVPIKAVAAEGAFKCGAIPCDAMEPDLKDKESLQRGAKYFVNYCMGCHSAKYSRYERVADDLDIPHSLMEQHLIFGNERIGQLMDISMKPQQSKVWFGVAPPDLTLVARARSPEWIYTYLRNFYKDETRPWGVNNRVFPNVGMPHVLIGPQGLLECGAGPKLNHHGGALRNDIGQVEMDEHCGALKEGKIKGTMSQAEFDQAVYDLVNFLEYVAEPIAVKRQSIGLYVLGFLVILFIFVYFLNREFWRDIH; encoded by the coding sequence ATGAATTGGTTAGTGGGATTGTGGCAGTGGGTTGATAAACGCCTCCCGGTACAACGTGCCTGGGATACCCATATGGGCAAATATTATGCGCCCAAAAATTTCAATTTCTGGTATTTCTTCGGCGTGCTTTCTTTATTGGTGTTGGTCAATCAGCTGGTAACCGGTATTTGGTTAACAATGAGCTACACCCCCTCCGCCGAAGGTGCGTTTGCATCTGTTGAATACATCATGCGTGACGTAGATTACGGCTGGCTTTTGCGTTACATGCACTCTACTGGTGCTTCAGCATTCTTCGTCGTTGTCTATCTGCATATGTTCCGCGGCATGATGTACGGTTCATACAAAGCTCCACGTGAATTAGTGTGGATCTTTGGTATGACTATTTATCTCGTGCTGATGGCCGAAGCCTTCATGGGTTATGTATTACCTTGGGGGCAAATGTCTTATTGGGGCGCACAGGTAATCGTTTCTCTGTTTGGCGCTATTCCGGTTGTAGGCAATGATTTGGTTGAGTGGATTCGCGGTGATTACCTGATTTCTGGCATTACCCTGAACCGCTTCTTTGCCTTGCATGTAGTGGCCTTGCCTATCGTATTGCTGGCGTTGGTTGTTATGCATATTCTGGCCTTGCATGAAGTGGGTTCTAACAACCCCGATGGCGTCGAAATCAAAAAGAACAAAGACGAAAACGGCATTCCGCGTGACGGCGTTCCTTTTCATCCTTTCTACACAGTGCACGATCTGGTTGGCATCACTGTGTTCCTGTTTGCCTTCTGCTTCATCATGTTCTTTATGCCTGAGATGGGCGGCTTCTTCCTTGAGTACGCTAACTTTGAAGAAGCTAATAATCTGAAAACGCCAACCCATATCGCCCCAGTTTGGTACTTCACTCCTTTCTATGCAGTGCTGCGTGCAGTAACCCTGCAAATTGAAGTGGGGCCAATGGTGTTGACTGCGAAATTATTAGGTTTCGTGGCCATGGGTGCAGCTATTGCTATCTTGTTTGTACTGCCATGGTTGGATCGTAGCAAGGTCAAATCCATGCGTTATCGTGGCCATATCCCGCGCATTATGTTAATTGCATTTGCTGCAATGTTCGTAGTGCTGGGCTACTTGGGTGTTAAAGCGCCAACTGAAGGTAGAACCTTGTTATCGCAAATTGCTACCGCTTTCTACTTTGCATACTTCCTGACCATGCCCGTATGGACTACTACCAGCCCAGAAAAAGCCAAGTCAAAAGTCTCTTGGGTTCTGTGTGGTGTGTTTGCCGTGATTTTTGCCTGGATGGGGATTGATTACATCGGTGGCGATGTTCCAGCGTTGCTGTTAGTGCTTTGCTTTGTCTTGGCAGCTATTTTTGCTGTATTACCGTTGTTGGCTGCGCGCGATAAAGATCTGGTAGAGCCTACACGCACTCAAGCCAAGGGTTTGCCTGGGTTATTGGTTGCTGCCGGTTTTGTGCTGTTCTTGATTCTGGCAATTGTGCCAATTAAGGCGGTTGCTGCAGAAGGTGCATTTAAGTGTGGTGCTATTCCTTGTGATGCTATGGAGCCCGACCTAAAGGATAAAGAGTCTCTGCAGCGCGGTGCCAAGTACTTCGTTAACTACTGCATGGGGTGTCACTCTGCTAAATACTCACGTTATGAGCGCGTAGCTGATGATTTGGATATTCCACACAGCTTGATGGAGCAGCATTTGATTTTTGGTAACGAGCGTATTGGTCAGTTGATGGATATTTCTATGAAGCCACAACAATCCAAGGTCTGGTTTGGGGTAGCTCCACCGGATTTGACACTTGTTGCTCGTGCTCGCTCTCCAGAGTGGATCTATACCTATCTGCGTAATTTCTACAAGGATGAAACTCGCCCATGGGGTGTTAATAACCGTGTATTCCCGAATGTGGGCATGCCACATGTTTTGATTGGGCCACAGGGTTTGCTGGAGTGTGGCGCTGGACCAAAACTCAATCATCACGGCGGTGCGTTGCGTAATGATATTGGTCAGGTTGAAATGGACGAACATTGCGGCGCATTGAAGGAAGGAAAAATCAAAGGCACCATGTCCCAGGCTGAATTTGATCAGGCTGTTTACGATCTGGTTAATTTTCTGGAGTATGTTGCCGAGCCTATTGCTGTAAAGCGCCAGTCAATTGGTCTTTACGTGTTGGGCTTCCTGGTTATTCTCTTTATCTTTGTCTACTTCCTGAATCGCGAGTTCTGGAGAGACATTCACTGA